One window of Enterobacter sp. RHBSTW-00175 genomic DNA carries:
- the thiB gene encoding thiamine ABC transporter substrate binding subunit, with the protein MLKKVLPLLVLIALPAAAKPVLTVYTYDSFSADWGPGPVVKKAFEADCNCELKFVALEDGVSLLNRLRMEGKNSKADVVLGLDNNLLDAATQTKLFAKSGVSTEAVSVPGGWKNDIFVPFDYGYFAFVYDKNKLKNPPKSLKELVESDQKWRVIYEDPRTSTPGLGLLLWMQKVYGDKAPEAWQKLAAKTVTVTKGWSEAYGLFLKGESDLVLSYTTSPAYHIIAEKKDNYAAANFAEGHYLQVEVAARTAASKQPELAEKFLKFMVSPAFQNAIPTGNWMYPVTSVALPAGFDQLSKPQTSLEFTPQQVAAQRAAWVSEWQRAVSR; encoded by the coding sequence GTGTTAAAAAAAGTTCTTCCTCTGCTGGTGCTGATTGCACTGCCTGCTGCTGCTAAGCCTGTTCTGACGGTCTACACCTACGACTCTTTCTCGGCCGACTGGGGCCCGGGCCCGGTGGTAAAAAAAGCCTTTGAAGCCGACTGTAACTGCGAGCTGAAATTTGTCGCGCTGGAAGATGGCGTTTCGCTGCTTAACCGTCTGCGCATGGAAGGGAAAAACAGCAAAGCCGACGTGGTGCTTGGCCTTGATAACAACCTGCTGGACGCTGCCACACAAACTAAGCTGTTTGCCAAAAGCGGCGTGTCAACCGAAGCCGTCAGCGTGCCTGGCGGCTGGAAAAACGACATCTTCGTTCCCTTTGATTACGGCTACTTTGCCTTTGTTTATGACAAAAACAAGCTGAAGAACCCGCCAAAAAGCCTGAAAGAGCTGGTTGAAAGCGATCAGAAATGGCGCGTGATTTACGAAGACCCACGTACCAGTACCCCGGGTCTTGGCCTGCTGCTGTGGATGCAAAAAGTCTATGGCGATAAAGCGCCGGAAGCCTGGCAGAAGCTGGCTGCGAAAACCGTCACCGTCACGAAGGGCTGGAGTGAAGCCTATGGTCTGTTCCTGAAAGGGGAAAGCGACCTGGTGCTGAGCTACACCACTTCTCCGGCTTACCACATTATTGCCGAGAAGAAAGACAACTACGCGGCTGCAAACTTTGCAGAAGGCCACTACTTGCAGGTTGAAGTGGCTGCACGTACCGCCGCCAGCAAGCAGCCGGAGCTGGCAGAGAAGTTCCTGAAATTTATGGTTTCTCCTGCGTTCCAGAATGCTATCCCGACGGGCAACTGGATGTATCCGGTCACCAGCGTTGCGCTGCCGGCAGGCTTTGATCAGCTTTCTAAACCGCAAACCTCACTGGAGTTTACGCCGCAGCAGGTTGCTGCACAGCGCGCAGCATGGGTAAGTGAATGGCAACGCGCCGTCAGCCGTTAA
- the sgrR gene encoding HTH-type transcriptional regulator SgrR: protein MPSGRLQQQFIRLWQCCEGQSQDTTLNELADLLNCSRRHMRTLLNTMQQQGWLNWEAEAGRGKRSRLSFLYTGLALQQQRAEDLLEQDRIDQLVQLVGDKAAVRQMLVSHLGRSFRQGRHILRVLYYRPMKNLLPGTALRRSETHMARQIFSGLTRINEENGELEADIAHHWQQLSPLHWRFFLRPGIHFHHGRELEMADVIASLDRARKLPLYSHIIHIHSPTAWTLDIELSQPDKWLPWLLGYVPSMILPGEWSSLNNFASQPIGTGPYAVSRNNNNQLKIRAFDDYFGYRALIDEVNVWVLPDISEELSVGLTLEGPTTGEKAVESRLEEGCYYLLFDSRTHRGANQEVRKWISYVLAPSNLIYHAEEQYQTYWFPAYGLLPRWHHARPVPCEKPAGLESITLTFYREHVEHRFIARIMAKLLAAVGVTLEIQEVDYDEWHRGDVVSDIWLNSANFTLPLDFSLFSHLYEVPLIQHCIDRDWQQDAAQWRAGEMNLASWCQQLLAQQAIVPLIHHWLMIQGQRSMRGLRMNTLGWFDFKSAWFAPPEP, encoded by the coding sequence ATGCCTTCTGGTCGTCTGCAACAACAATTTATCCGCCTCTGGCAATGCTGCGAGGGGCAATCCCAGGACACCACGCTAAATGAGCTGGCCGATCTACTGAACTGCTCTCGCCGTCATATGCGTACCCTGCTCAACACCATGCAGCAACAGGGCTGGCTGAACTGGGAAGCAGAGGCCGGACGTGGCAAACGTTCACGCCTGAGCTTCCTCTACACCGGCCTTGCGCTGCAACAGCAGCGCGCAGAAGACCTGCTGGAGCAGGACCGGATCGATCAGCTGGTGCAACTGGTGGGCGATAAGGCTGCCGTACGTCAGATGCTGGTTTCACATCTCGGGCGGAGCTTTCGCCAGGGGCGGCATATTCTGCGGGTGCTCTACTATCGTCCAATGAAAAATCTGTTACCCGGCACGGCGTTACGGCGTTCAGAAACCCATATGGCGCGACAAATCTTCAGCGGCCTGACGCGCATAAATGAGGAAAACGGGGAACTGGAAGCGGATATCGCTCACCACTGGCAGCAACTTTCCCCTCTCCACTGGCGATTTTTTTTACGCCCCGGTATTCATTTCCACCACGGACGTGAGCTGGAAATGGCCGATGTTATCGCTTCGCTGGATCGCGCCCGTAAGCTTCCGCTCTACTCACACATCATCCACATCCATTCGCCGACCGCCTGGACGCTGGATATTGAGCTGTCGCAGCCAGACAAATGGCTCCCCTGGCTTCTGGGCTATGTGCCGTCGATGATCTTGCCCGGCGAATGGAGTTCCCTGAATAATTTTGCCAGCCAGCCGATTGGCACCGGGCCTTACGCCGTTTCACGCAACAATAATAACCAGCTTAAGATCCGCGCTTTTGATGACTATTTTGGCTACCGGGCGCTGATCGACGAAGTGAACGTCTGGGTATTGCCGGATATCAGCGAAGAGCTGAGCGTTGGCCTGACGCTCGAGGGCCCCACCACAGGTGAGAAAGCGGTCGAAAGCCGTCTTGAAGAGGGCTGCTACTATCTGCTGTTTGACAGCCGCACCCATCGCGGCGCAAATCAGGAGGTTCGTAAGTGGATAAGCTATGTACTCGCCCCATCTAACCTGATTTACCACGCGGAAGAACAGTATCAGACCTACTGGTTCCCGGCGTATGGGCTGCTGCCACGCTGGCACCACGCGCGTCCGGTGCCATGCGAAAAACCCGCAGGGCTAGAGTCCATCACCCTGACCTTCTACCGCGAACACGTAGAGCACCGCTTTATTGCCAGAATCATGGCGAAACTGCTGGCAGCCGTTGGGGTGACGCTGGAGATCCAGGAAGTTGATTATGACGAGTGGCACCGCGGCGATGTGGTGAGTGACATCTGGCTGAACAGTGCTAACTTCACCCTGCCGCTCGATTTCTCGCTCTTTTCACACCTGTACGAGGTGCCGTTGATCCAGCACTGTATCGACCGGGACTGGCAGCAAGACGCCGCCCAGTGGCGCGCAGGCGAGATGAATCTGGCTTCGTGGTGCCAGCAATTACTGGCTCAGCAGGCCATTGTGCCGTTGATCCACCACTGGCTGATGATTCAGGGGCAACGCAGTATGCGCGGCTTACGCATGAACACACTGGGCTGGTTTGACTTTAAATCGGCCTGGTTTGCACCGCCTGAGCCATAA
- the sgrT gene encoding glucose uptake inhibitor SgrT: protein MKRSTARQFYQQYFSATKGVSWLARQCAEQRLKILEELMQWDVTKSTSSR, encoded by the coding sequence ATGAAGAGGTCTACCGCACGTCAGTTTTATCAGCAGTACTTTTCAGCGACAAAGGGAGTGTCCTGGCTGGCCCGCCAGTGTGCAGAGCAACGGCTGAAAATTTTGGAAGAATTGATGCAGTGGGATGTTACGAAATCGACCTCTTCTCGCTAA
- a CDS encoding sugar efflux transporter encodes MLWLMTMGRRLNGVYAAFMLVAFMMGVAGALQAPTLSLFLSREVGAQPFWVGLFYTVNAIAGILVSLWLAKRSDSQGDRRKLILFCCAMAIGNALLFAFNRHYMTLLTCGVLLAALANTAMPQLFALAREYADSSAREVVMFSSVMRAQLSLAWVIGPPLAFMLALSYGFTVMFSIAAGIFAISLVLIAFALPSVARVEQTPDKLVAQVSGWKDKNVRMLFIASTLMWTCNTMYIIDMPLWISSELGLPDKLAGILMGTAAGLEIPAMILAGYYVKRFGKRPMMIVAVAAGVLFYLGLIFFHSREALLALQLFNAVFIGIVAGIGMLWFQDLMPGRAGSATTLFTNSISTGVILAGVIQGALSQSYGHWAVYWMIAAISVVTLGLTCRVKDV; translated from the coding sequence ATGCTCTGGTTGATGACGATGGGGCGACGCCTGAATGGCGTGTATGCCGCATTTATGCTGGTGGCTTTTATGATGGGTGTGGCCGGGGCGCTCCAGGCGCCTACGCTGAGCCTGTTTCTCAGCCGCGAAGTAGGGGCGCAGCCATTCTGGGTTGGCCTGTTTTACACCGTCAACGCCATTGCCGGGATCCTGGTCAGCTTGTGGCTCGCTAAGCGTTCCGACAGCCAGGGCGATCGCCGAAAATTGATCCTCTTTTGTTGCGCCATGGCCATCGGTAATGCCTTGCTGTTTGCCTTTAATCGCCACTATATGACGCTGCTCACCTGCGGCGTGCTGCTGGCGGCGCTGGCCAATACCGCCATGCCGCAGCTGTTTGCGCTGGCCCGTGAGTATGCGGACAGTTCTGCCCGCGAAGTGGTGATGTTCAGCTCGGTAATGCGTGCGCAGCTCTCTCTCGCGTGGGTTATTGGCCCGCCGCTGGCATTCATGCTGGCGCTGAGTTATGGCTTTACGGTCATGTTTTCGATTGCGGCAGGGATTTTTGCCATCAGCCTTGTACTGATTGCCTTTGCACTGCCTTCGGTTGCAAGGGTTGAGCAAACGCCAGACAAACTGGTTGCTCAGGTCAGCGGCTGGAAAGATAAAAATGTCCGGATGCTGTTTATCGCCTCCACGCTGATGTGGACCTGCAACACCATGTACATCATCGATATGCCTTTGTGGATCAGTAGCGAGCTGGGTTTACCGGACAAACTTGCGGGCATCCTGATGGGGACGGCCGCAGGGCTTGAGATCCCGGCGATGATTCTGGCGGGTTACTACGTTAAGCGCTTCGGAAAACGCCCGATGATGATTGTTGCCGTAGCGGCAGGGGTGTTGTTCTATCTGGGGCTTATCTTCTTTCATTCGCGCGAGGCGCTGCTGGCGTTGCAGTTGTTCAATGCCGTGTTCATCGGGATTGTTGCCGGGATAGGGATGCTCTGGTTCCAGGATTTAATGCCTGGGCGCGCGGGTTCGGCTACGACGTTGTTTACGAACAGTATTTCAACCGGTGTGATTCTGGCAGGGGTGATTCAGGGGGCGCTTTCGCAAAGCTACGGGCATTGGGCGGTGTACTGGATGATTGCTGCGATATCGGTGGTGACGCTGGGGCTGACATGCCGGGTTAAGGATGTCTGA
- a CDS encoding Hok/Gef family protein, whose amino-acid sequence MPKRTLLLSLFLICTTLLIFTWMVRDSLCELHFRQEKTELAAVLAYEARR is encoded by the coding sequence ATGCCAAAACGTACTCTGCTGTTAAGCTTATTTCTGATCTGTACGACGCTGTTGATCTTCACCTGGATGGTGCGCGACTCGCTGTGTGAGCTGCACTTTAGACAGGAGAAAACAGAGCTGGCGGCAGTGTTGGCTTACGAAGCAAGGCGTTAG
- the leuD gene encoding 3-isopropylmalate dehydratase small subunit, producing the protein MAEKFTQHTGLVVPLDAANVDTDAIIPKQFLQKVTRTGFGAHLFNDWRFLDDKGEVPNPEFVLNFPEYKGASILLARENFGCGSSREHAPWALTDYGFKVVIAPSFADIFYGNSFNNQLLPVTLSDEQVDELFNLVQANPGISFEVDLEAEVVKAGDKTYSFSIDTFRRHCMLNGLDSIGLTLQHEDAISAYEKKQPAFMR; encoded by the coding sequence ATGGCAGAGAAATTTACCCAACATACGGGCCTGGTTGTCCCACTGGACGCGGCCAACGTCGATACTGACGCCATCATTCCTAAGCAGTTTTTACAGAAAGTGACTCGCACTGGTTTTGGCGCTCACCTGTTTAATGACTGGCGTTTTCTGGACGATAAAGGCGAAGTCCCTAACCCGGAATTCGTGCTGAACTTCCCGGAATATAAGGGTGCATCGATTCTTCTGGCCCGGGAAAACTTTGGCTGTGGTTCATCGCGTGAACACGCCCCCTGGGCGCTTACGGACTACGGCTTTAAGGTCGTTATCGCACCGAGCTTTGCCGATATCTTCTACGGCAACAGTTTTAACAACCAGTTGCTGCCTGTAACGCTCAGCGATGAACAGGTTGATGAGTTGTTCAACCTGGTTCAGGCGAACCCAGGCATTTCATTTGAAGTGGATCTGGAAGCCGAAGTGGTTAAAGCTGGTGATAAAACCTACAGCTTTAGTATTGATACATTCCGTCGCCATTGTATGTTGAACGGCCTGGACAGTATTGGTCTGACGTTACAGCATGAAGACGCAATTTCCGCTTACGAGAAAAAACAGCCTGCGTTTATGCGTTAA
- the leuC gene encoding 3-isopropylmalate dehydratase large subunit, whose amino-acid sequence MAKTLYEKLFDAHVVYEAPNETPLLYIDRHLVHEVTSPQAFDGLRAHKRPVRQPGKTFATMDHNVSTQTKDINASGEMARIQMQELIKNCNEFGVELYDLNHPYQGIVHVMGPEQGITLPGMTIVCGDSHTATHGAFGALAFGIGTSEVEHVLATQTLKQGRAKTMKIEVKGKAAPGITAKDIVLAIIGKTGSAGGTGHVVEFCGDAIQALSMEGRMTLCNMAIEMGAKAGLVAPDETTFNYVKGRLHAPKDQDFASAVEYWKTLSTDDGATFDTVVTLQAEDIAPQVTWGTNPGQVISVNDTIPDPASFADPVERASAEKALAYMGLKPGVPLTDVAIDKVFIGSCTNSRIEDLRAAAEIAKGRKVAPGVQALVVPGSGPVKAQAEAEGLDKIFIEAGFEWRLPGCSMCLAMNNDRLNPGERCASTSNRNFEGRQGRGGRTHLVSPAMAAAAAVTGHFADIRSLK is encoded by the coding sequence ATGGCGAAGACGTTATACGAAAAGTTGTTTGATGCTCACGTGGTTTATGAAGCACCCAACGAAACACCACTGTTGTACATCGACCGTCATCTGGTGCACGAAGTGACCTCTCCGCAGGCCTTTGACGGCCTGCGCGCGCACAAGCGCCCGGTACGCCAGCCAGGTAAAACCTTCGCTACCATGGATCACAACGTTTCCACTCAGACCAAAGACATCAATGCGTCGGGTGAGATGGCGCGTATCCAGATGCAGGAACTGATTAAGAACTGCAACGAATTTGGTGTTGAGCTGTATGACCTGAACCACCCGTATCAGGGCATTGTGCACGTTATGGGGCCGGAACAGGGCATCACCCTGCCGGGTATGACCATTGTCTGTGGCGACTCCCATACCGCGACACACGGCGCATTTGGTGCACTGGCCTTCGGTATTGGTACGTCTGAAGTCGAACACGTGCTGGCCACGCAGACCCTGAAACAGGGCCGTGCCAAAACCATGAAGATTGAAGTGAAGGGTAAAGCCGCGCCAGGCATTACCGCTAAAGACATCGTGCTGGCCATTATCGGTAAAACCGGTAGCGCGGGCGGCACGGGCCACGTTGTCGAGTTCTGCGGCGACGCTATCCAGGCGTTAAGCATGGAAGGCCGTATGACCCTGTGCAATATGGCCATTGAGATGGGTGCCAAAGCCGGTCTGGTCGCGCCAGACGAAACCACCTTCAACTATGTGAAGGGTCGTTTGCACGCACCAAAAGATCAGGATTTTGCCAGTGCCGTTGAATACTGGAAAACCCTGAGCACCGACGACGGCGCAACCTTTGATACGGTTGTCACTCTCCAGGCAGAAGACATTGCTCCGCAGGTCACCTGGGGGACGAACCCAGGCCAGGTGATTTCCGTCAATGACACTATTCCTGACCCGGCATCGTTCGCCGACCCGGTTGAGCGCGCCAGCGCAGAAAAAGCACTGGCCTACATGGGGTTGAAACCCGGCGTCCCTCTGACAGACGTTGCAATCGACAAAGTGTTTATTGGCTCTTGCACCAACTCCCGTATTGAAGACTTGCGTGCAGCCGCTGAAATCGCCAAAGGCCGTAAAGTCGCGCCAGGCGTTCAGGCGCTGGTCGTGCCTGGTTCTGGCCCGGTTAAAGCCCAGGCAGAAGCAGAAGGCCTGGACAAAATCTTTATCGAAGCCGGTTTTGAGTGGCGCTTGCCGGGCTGCTCTATGTGCCTGGCGATGAACAACGACCGTCTGAATCCAGGCGAGCGCTGTGCTTCTACCAGTAACCGTAACTTTGAAGGCCGTCAGGGCCGTGGTGGGCGCACCCACCTGGTCAGCCCGGCTATGGCCGCCGCTGCAGCAGTTACCGGCCATTTCGCCGACATTCGCAGCCTGAAATAA
- the leuB gene encoding 3-isopropylmalate dehydrogenase, which translates to MSKNYHIAVLPGDGIGPEVMAQALKVLEAVRSRFAMKISTSHYDVGGIAIDNHGTPLPKATVEGCENADAVLFGSVGGPKWEHLPPAEQPERGALLPLRKHFKLFSNLRPAKLYQGLEEFCPLRADIAANGFDILCVRELTGGIYFGQPKGREGSGQHEKAFDTEVYHRFEIERIAHIAFESARKRRHKVTSIDKANVLQSSILWREIVSEIAKEYPDVELSHMYIDNATMQLIKDPSQFDVLLCSNLFGDILSDECAMITGSMGMLPSASLNEEGFGLYEPAGGSAPDIAGKNIANPIAQILSLALLLRYSLDAGDAATAIENAINRALEEGVRTGDLARGTAAVSTDEMGDIIARYVAEGV; encoded by the coding sequence ATGTCGAAGAATTACCATATTGCTGTGTTACCGGGTGATGGAATTGGCCCGGAAGTGATGGCACAGGCGCTGAAAGTACTGGAAGCCGTTCGTTCGCGTTTTGCGATGAAAATTTCCACCAGCCACTACGATGTAGGCGGCATTGCTATCGATAACCACGGCACGCCATTGCCAAAAGCCACCGTTGAAGGCTGCGAAAATGCAGATGCTGTACTGTTCGGCTCCGTTGGCGGCCCAAAATGGGAACACCTGCCACCGGCAGAGCAACCGGAGCGTGGCGCACTGCTGCCGCTGCGTAAGCATTTTAAGCTGTTCAGCAACCTGCGTCCGGCGAAGCTGTATCAGGGGCTGGAAGAGTTCTGCCCGCTGCGTGCTGACATCGCCGCTAATGGCTTCGATATTCTGTGCGTGCGTGAACTGACCGGCGGGATCTATTTTGGTCAGCCGAAAGGCCGTGAAGGCAGCGGTCAGCATGAGAAAGCCTTTGATACCGAGGTGTATCACCGTTTTGAAATTGAACGTATCGCCCATATCGCTTTTGAGTCCGCGCGCAAACGCCGTCATAAAGTGACCTCTATTGATAAAGCAAACGTGTTGCAGTCTTCTATTTTGTGGCGTGAAATCGTCAGCGAAATCGCAAAAGAGTACCCGGACGTTGAGCTGTCGCACATGTACATCGACAACGCCACTATGCAGTTGATCAAAGATCCTTCCCAGTTTGATGTGCTGCTGTGCTCCAACCTGTTCGGCGACATCCTGTCGGATGAGTGCGCGATGATCACCGGCTCTATGGGGATGTTGCCTTCCGCAAGCCTCAATGAAGAAGGCTTTGGTCTGTACGAACCGGCTGGCGGCTCTGCACCGGATATCGCAGGCAAAAACATCGCCAACCCTATTGCGCAGATCCTGTCTCTGGCATTACTGCTGCGTTACAGCCTGGATGCGGGCGATGCCGCAACAGCAATTGAAAACGCCATTAACCGTGCGTTGGAAGAAGGCGTCCGTACCGGTGATTTAGCACGTGGCACGGCGGCAGTCAGTACCGATGAAATGGGCGACATCATTGCCCGCTATGTCGCTGAAGGGGTGTAA
- the leuA gene encoding 2-isopropylmalate synthase, translating into MSQQVIIFDTTLRDGEQALQASLSVKEKLQIALALERMGVDVMEVGFPVSSPGDFESVQTIARTIKNSRVCGLARCVEKDIDVAAESLKVAEAFRIHTFIATSPMHIATKLRSTLDEVIERAVYMVKRARNYTDDVEFSCEDAGRTPIEDLARVVEAAINAGARTINIPDTVGYTMPFEFSNIITGLYDRVPNIDKAIISVHTHDDLGLAVGNAIAAVHAGARQVEGAMNGIGERAGNCSLEEVIMAIKVRKDIMNVNTRINHNEIWRTSQTVSQICNMPIPANKAIVGTGAFAHSSGIHQDGVIKNRENYEIMTPESIGLNQVQLNLTSRSGRAAVKHRMEEMGYKDNDYNMDQLYDAFLKLADKKGQVFDYDLEALAFINKQQEEPEHFRLDYFSVQSGSSDIATASVKLACGDEIKAEAANGNGPVDAIYQAINRVTEYDVELVKYDLTAKGQGKNALGQVDIVVTYNGRRFHGVGLATDIVESSAKAMVHVLNNIWRAAEVEKELQRKAQNKENNKETV; encoded by the coding sequence ATGAGCCAGCAAGTCATTATTTTCGATACAACGTTGCGTGACGGTGAACAGGCATTACAGGCAAGCCTGAGTGTAAAAGAAAAACTCCAGATTGCGCTGGCCCTCGAACGTATGGGTGTTGACGTCATGGAGGTCGGTTTCCCTGTCTCTTCTCCAGGTGACTTCGAATCTGTACAAACCATCGCGCGCACCATCAAAAACAGCCGTGTGTGTGGCCTGGCGCGCTGCGTTGAGAAAGATATCGACGTAGCTGCCGAATCGCTGAAAGTGGCGGAAGCCTTCCGTATTCATACCTTTATTGCCACCTCGCCAATGCACATTGCCACCAAGTTGCGCAGCACGCTGGACGAGGTTATCGAACGCGCCGTGTACATGGTTAAACGTGCACGCAATTACACGGACGACGTTGAATTTTCCTGTGAAGATGCTGGACGTACGCCAATTGAAGACTTGGCACGCGTGGTTGAAGCGGCAATCAATGCCGGTGCCAGAACCATCAACATCCCGGACACCGTCGGCTACACCATGCCGTTTGAGTTCTCCAATATCATCACTGGCCTGTATGACCGCGTGCCAAACATTGATAAAGCGATTATCTCTGTCCATACACACGACGATTTAGGTCTGGCCGTCGGCAATGCCATTGCGGCCGTCCACGCCGGTGCGCGTCAGGTAGAAGGTGCGATGAACGGTATCGGCGAGCGTGCGGGTAACTGTTCGCTGGAAGAAGTGATCATGGCGATTAAAGTGCGCAAAGACATTATGAACGTGAACACGCGCATTAATCACAATGAAATCTGGCGCACCAGCCAGACCGTCAGCCAGATTTGCAACATGCCAATCCCGGCAAACAAAGCGATTGTGGGCACGGGCGCGTTCGCACACTCCTCCGGTATTCACCAGGATGGCGTCATCAAGAACCGCGAAAACTACGAAATCATGACCCCGGAATCCATCGGTCTGAACCAGGTACAGCTGAACCTGACTTCCCGCTCTGGCCGTGCGGCTGTGAAACACCGCATGGAAGAGATGGGTTACAAAGACAACGATTACAATATGGACCAGCTGTACGACGCATTCCTGAAGCTGGCAGACAAAAAAGGCCAGGTCTTCGATTACGATCTGGAAGCTCTGGCTTTCATCAACAAACAGCAGGAAGAGCCAGAGCATTTCCGCCTGGATTACTTCAGCGTGCAGTCCGGCTCCAGCGACATCGCAACGGCCTCCGTCAAACTGGCCTGCGGGGATGAAATCAAAGCCGAAGCCGCTAACGGCAACGGACCGGTTGATGCTATTTACCAGGCTATCAATCGCGTCACTGAATATGACGTCGAGTTGGTTAAATATGACCTGACGGCCAAAGGTCAGGGTAAAAATGCCCTGGGTCAGGTGGATATCGTTGTCACTTATAACGGACGTCGTTTCCACGGCGTAGGTCTGGCGACCGATATCGTTGAATCCTCCGCAAAAGCAATGGTTCACGTCCTGAACAACATCTGGCGTGCCGCTGAAGTCGAAAAAGAATTGCAACGCAAAGCTCAGAATAAAGAGAACAATAAGGAAACCGTGTAA
- the leuL gene encoding leu operon leader peptide, giving the protein MIRTIRFTGLLLLNASTVRGRLAGEIQR; this is encoded by the coding sequence ATGATTCGCACCATTCGTTTCACCGGTCTACTACTACTAAACGCATCCACTGTGCGCGGTAGACTGGCGGGCGAAATTCAGCGTTGA
- the leuO gene encoding transcriptional regulator LeuO: protein MKPQLRTVDLNLLTVFDAVMQEQNITRAASSLGMSQPAVSNAVARLKVMFNDELFVRYGRGIQPTARAYQLFGSIRQALQLVQNELPGSGFEPLSSERVFNLCVCSPLDNYLTSVIYNKVEEIAPNIHLAFKSSLNQNTEHQLRYQETEFVLGYEEFRRPEFSCVPLFKDEMVLVACKKHPRMNSPLREADVYCEQHAVVSLDRYASFSQPWYDTVDKQACVAYQGMAMVSVLNIVSQTQLVAIAPRWLAEEFAEQLELQILPLPLKLNSRTCYLSWHEAAGRDKGHQWMEELLISVCRR, encoded by the coding sequence ATGAAACCTCAGTTACGCACAGTAGATCTCAATCTGTTAACCGTATTTGATGCGGTGATGCAGGAGCAGAATATCACTCGGGCTGCTAGCTCTCTGGGTATGTCTCAGCCTGCGGTAAGTAATGCCGTTGCCAGACTTAAGGTAATGTTTAACGACGAACTTTTTGTTCGCTACGGCAGAGGGATCCAGCCCACTGCGCGAGCATATCAGCTGTTTGGCTCTATTCGCCAGGCACTCCAGTTAGTTCAGAATGAGTTGCCAGGTTCGGGGTTTGAACCCCTGAGCAGTGAGCGCGTTTTTAACCTGTGTGTCTGTAGCCCGTTAGATAATTATTTGACATCGGTGATATACAATAAGGTTGAAGAGATCGCACCCAATATTCATCTGGCATTTAAATCATCACTGAATCAAAACACCGAGCATCAGCTGCGTTATCAGGAAACTGAGTTTGTTCTGGGTTATGAAGAGTTTCGGCGTCCTGAATTTTCCTGTGTTCCTCTGTTTAAAGATGAAATGGTGTTAGTCGCTTGTAAAAAACACCCGCGAATGAATTCACCACTACGTGAAGCCGATGTTTATTGTGAACAACACGCGGTTGTTTCCCTCGACAGATATGCCTCTTTTAGCCAGCCGTGGTATGACACCGTTGATAAGCAAGCATGTGTTGCCTATCAGGGAATGGCAATGGTAAGCGTTTTAAATATCGTCTCTCAGACACAGCTGGTTGCTATTGCTCCTCGCTGGTTAGCGGAAGAATTTGCAGAGCAGCTTGAACTTCAGATTCTGCCATTGCCGCTGAAACTAAATAGCCGGACTTGCTACCTTTCATGGCATGAAGCTGCTGGTCGGGATAAAGGTCATCAATGGATGGAAGAGTTGCTTATCAGCGTTTGCCGCCGATAA